One stretch of Amycolatopsis sp. NBC_00345 DNA includes these proteins:
- a CDS encoding DEAD/DEAH box helicase — protein sequence MPLVHAVWSPGRGLLLWAEHDRGPVGTSSRSAQIALPHPFAVSSAKLTALHPGKPTSVTLLLPSRANRPLASSEAAAGGKRRGPAPSLRPWSVPALIVDATELDDLDDSASYGASVTYLRAVARLAADLVRRGRVLPTLVRRGDTAEARWRPVLQGVDFVAFDALVAAMPPVGRAEQIAPLIGASPRALVTDALHALADAAVRDRLARADPPVDLRGGRGAAGVWLAALQGGVSRVELPLGELGVVADAVAKWDEVADTDVVDGRACFRLAEVGTLRPPAADDPDDQTGDGTKWQLQFLLRATADPSLLLSAEQIWSGQAHGLVREPKGLFVAELGRAALVEPMLAPALRRTQPSEYDLTVEEAEQFLTSGATRLIEAGFEVQLPATWDGRRRLGLRLSVRSTPSEQVVARSRVGRDELAGFRWSIAVGDDEIGEDELLRLVAAKTPLVRLRGRWISVDADRLRAGLEFLRRDPHRPTQRPTAAELLELVHLAQETPLPVTDVSADGWVGDVLAERVHQALQPVELPPSFRATLRPYQQRGVAWLAFMSALGLGACLADDMGLGKTVQTLALEAVERADDDRPPTLVLCPMSLVGMWQREAANFAPGLRVHAHHGSARAHGDALAEQVAAADLVVTTYATAARDADELETFTWRRLVLDEAHAIKNADTATAKAVRRFTAGHRLALTGTPVENRLADLWSVLDLLNPGLLGSRFEFRQRFAAPIERGGDTATAAALRRLTQPYLLRRVKTDPAIVPELPEKIEIRQEYRLTREQGTLYRAIVDEMMKKIANSHGIKRRGNILAAITKLKQVCNHPAHLLHDGSPIGHRSGKVIRLEEILAEILASGDRVLCFTQYTEFGHMLVPHLSDRLGTEVAFLHGGLAKGSRDAIVDRFQAAGGPRILLLSLKAGGSGLTLTAASQVLHLDRWWNPAVENQATDRAFRIGQGRNVQVRKFVCPGTIEERIDTVITKKRALAGMVVGEGESWLTELSADALRGVLTLGEEAIDD from the coding sequence TTGCCCTTGGTGCACGCGGTGTGGTCTCCGGGCCGGGGTCTGCTGCTCTGGGCGGAGCACGACCGAGGACCGGTCGGCACGTCGAGTCGTTCGGCGCAGATCGCGCTGCCGCATCCGTTCGCGGTCTCCAGCGCGAAGCTGACCGCGCTGCATCCCGGCAAGCCCACGTCGGTGACGTTGCTGCTGCCGTCGCGGGCGAACCGGCCGCTCGCCTCCTCCGAGGCCGCGGCGGGCGGTAAGCGGCGTGGCCCGGCGCCGTCGTTGCGGCCGTGGTCGGTGCCGGCGTTGATCGTGGACGCGACCGAGCTGGACGATCTCGACGATTCGGCCTCGTACGGCGCCTCGGTCACCTACCTGCGGGCGGTGGCCCGCCTGGCCGCGGATCTGGTGCGGCGCGGACGGGTCCTGCCGACGCTGGTCCGCCGGGGCGATACGGCGGAGGCCCGGTGGCGCCCGGTGCTGCAGGGCGTGGATTTCGTCGCCTTCGACGCACTGGTCGCGGCCATGCCGCCGGTCGGGCGGGCCGAGCAGATCGCGCCACTCATCGGGGCCTCGCCGCGCGCGCTCGTCACCGATGCGCTCCACGCCCTGGCCGACGCGGCGGTCCGGGACCGCCTGGCGCGGGCGGATCCTCCCGTCGACCTGCGCGGGGGCCGGGGCGCGGCCGGGGTGTGGCTGGCCGCTTTGCAGGGCGGCGTTTCCCGCGTCGAGCTGCCACTGGGTGAGCTCGGTGTCGTGGCCGACGCCGTCGCGAAGTGGGACGAGGTCGCCGATACCGACGTCGTCGATGGCCGGGCGTGTTTCCGGCTGGCCGAAGTCGGCACACTGCGCCCACCGGCCGCGGACGATCCCGACGACCAGACCGGCGACGGCACCAAGTGGCAGCTGCAGTTCCTCCTGCGGGCGACGGCCGATCCGAGTTTGCTGCTGTCGGCGGAGCAGATCTGGTCGGGCCAGGCGCACGGGCTGGTCAGGGAACCGAAGGGGCTGTTCGTCGCCGAACTGGGCCGGGCCGCGCTGGTGGAACCGATGCTGGCGCCGGCACTGCGCAGGACTCAGCCGTCCGAGTACGACCTGACCGTCGAGGAAGCCGAACAGTTCCTCACCTCGGGCGCGACCCGGCTCATCGAGGCCGGGTTCGAAGTGCAGCTACCGGCGACCTGGGACGGCAGGCGCCGGCTCGGGCTACGGCTGTCGGTCCGCAGCACGCCTTCCGAGCAGGTCGTCGCCCGCAGCCGGGTGGGCCGCGACGAGCTGGCCGGGTTCCGCTGGTCGATCGCGGTGGGCGACGACGAAATCGGCGAAGACGAGCTGCTCAGGCTCGTCGCGGCGAAGACACCGCTGGTGCGGCTGCGGGGCCGGTGGATCAGCGTCGATGCCGACCGGCTCCGCGCCGGTCTCGAGTTCCTGCGCCGCGACCCGCACCGGCCCACCCAGCGCCCCACCGCGGCCGAGCTGCTGGAGCTGGTCCACCTCGCTCAGGAAACGCCGCTCCCGGTCACCGACGTCAGCGCCGACGGCTGGGTCGGGGACGTCCTGGCCGAGCGGGTCCACCAGGCCCTGCAGCCGGTCGAGTTGCCGCCGTCGTTCCGGGCCACGCTGCGCCCCTACCAGCAGCGAGGGGTCGCCTGGCTGGCTTTCATGTCGGCGCTGGGGCTCGGTGCGTGCCTGGCCGACGACATGGGCCTCGGCAAAACCGTCCAGACGCTGGCGCTCGAGGCCGTCGAGCGGGCAGACGACGATCGCCCGCCGACGCTGGTGCTGTGCCCGATGTCGCTGGTCGGCATGTGGCAGCGGGAGGCGGCGAACTTCGCCCCAGGCCTTCGTGTCCACGCCCACCACGGCAGCGCCCGCGCACACGGGGACGCGCTCGCCGAGCAGGTCGCCGCGGCCGACCTCGTCGTCACGACCTACGCCACCGCCGCCCGTGACGCCGACGAACTCGAGACGTTCACGTGGCGACGCCTGGTGCTCGACGAGGCGCACGCCATCAAGAACGCCGACACCGCGACAGCCAAGGCGGTGCGGCGGTTCACCGCCGGGCACCGGCTCGCGCTGACCGGCACTCCGGTGGAAAACCGGCTGGCGGACCTGTGGTCGGTGCTGGACCTGCTCAACCCCGGGCTGCTCGGCAGCCGGTTCGAGTTCCGGCAGCGGTTCGCGGCCCCGATCGAGCGCGGCGGCGACACCGCCACGGCCGCCGCCCTGCGCCGGCTCACGCAGCCGTACCTGCTGCGCCGGGTGAAGACCGACCCCGCAATCGTCCCCGAGCTCCCGGAAAAGATCGAAATCAGGCAGGAGTACCGGCTCACCCGTGAACAGGGCACGCTGTACCGCGCGATCGTCGACGAGATGATGAAGAAGATCGCGAACAGCCACGGCATCAAGCGCCGCGGCAACATCCTCGCCGCGATCACGAAACTCAAGCAGGTCTGCAACCACCCCGCGCACCTGCTGCACGACGGCTCCCCGATCGGGCACCGCTCCGGCAAGGTCATCCGCCTCGAAGAGATCCTGGCGGAAATCCTGGCGTCGGGCGATCGGGTGCTGTGCTTCACGCAGTACACCGAATTCGGCCATATGCTCGTGCCGCACCTGTCGGACCGGCTCGGCACCGAAGTCGCGTTTTTGCACGGTGGCCTGGCAAAAGGGTCGCGAGACGCGATCGTGGACCGCTTCCAAGCCGCCGGCGGGCCGCGGATCCTCTTGCTCTCGCTCAAGGCCGGCGGCTCCGGGCTCACGCTGACCGCCGCCAGCCAGGTCCTGCACCTGGACCGCTGGTGGAACCCGGCCGTGGAGAACCAGGCCACCGACCGGGCGTTCCGGATCGGGCAGGGACGGAACGTCCAGGTCCGGAAGTTCGTCTGCCCGGGCACCATCGAGGAACGCATCGACACCGTGATCACCAAGAAACGCGCGCTGGCGGGAATGGTCGTCGGCGAGGGCGAAAGCTGGCTCACCGAACTGTCCGCGGACGCGCTGCGCGGGGTGCTCACCCTGGGGGAGGAAGCGATCGATGACTGA
- a CDS encoding SWIM zinc finger family protein → MTEPLPWWPTRFIRALTAIGILLPARGQGRVVSLEAGAGRVDAEVQDGRPYQVRIGLTAFGKSDWAAITHALAAKASSTVLLLSGELPHDVEQIFKAVRLPLFPSSAREVSLDCTCPDAEVPCGHLNAVFSALVARVGDDPFTLLALRGRNRETLLEELKNRLISAEPLDPDDRSPALTEVMDTFFDCGPAPGLGGAAPLHGPRTPCDALLDQAPPFAITVGGDDVAELLRPVYRALAGEHGT, encoded by the coding sequence ATGACTGAGCCGCTCCCTTGGTGGCCGACCCGGTTCATCAGGGCGCTGACGGCGATCGGCATCCTCCTGCCCGCGCGCGGGCAGGGGCGCGTCGTGTCCTTGGAGGCCGGCGCCGGGCGCGTCGACGCCGAGGTCCAGGACGGACGCCCTTACCAGGTGCGAATCGGACTGACGGCGTTCGGGAAGTCGGACTGGGCGGCGATCACCCATGCCCTCGCCGCGAAGGCGTCGTCCACGGTCCTGCTGCTCAGCGGCGAGCTGCCCCACGACGTCGAACAGATCTTCAAAGCGGTCCGGCTGCCCCTGTTCCCGTCGTCGGCGCGGGAAGTGTCGCTGGACTGCACCTGCCCGGACGCCGAGGTGCCGTGCGGCCACCTGAACGCCGTGTTCTCCGCGCTGGTGGCGCGGGTCGGCGACGATCCGTTCACCCTCCTCGCTTTGCGCGGCCGGAACCGCGAAACTCTGTTGGAGGAACTGAAGAACCGGCTCATCTCCGCCGAGCCGCTCGATCCTGACGACCGGTCTCCGGCCCTGACCGAAGTCATGGACACCTTCTTCGACTGCGGTCCGGCCCCGGGCCTGGGCGGCGCGGCGCCGTTGCACGGGCCCCGAACGCCGTGCGACGCGCTACTGGACCAGGCCCCGCCGTTCGCGATCACGGTGGGCGGCGACGACGTCGCCGAGCTGCTTCGGCCGGTGTATCGGGCACTCGCCGGAGAGCATGGCACTTAG
- a CDS encoding SMP-30/gluconolactonase/LRE family protein yields MPSTPGSPGRRESRPGAVPRTRSHLRTAALTAAAVTVTLGTYLAVPVSPAFAATTASVWLTTPDRANLLSRQGDVSFGSGGSGPVITVDPGTTYQSMVGFGASLTDAAAWNITSSSRRDEIMNALFNPSSGVGLSFLRQPIGASDFSRGFYTYDDGAADPSLSRFSVAHDNAYILPLVKQAKSLNPKLSVMATPWSAPAWMKTSNNLIGGSLNDSRVGVYADYLTKFTQAYQAAGVPIDYLSVQNEPKFSPPGYPGMLMTAGQQTTVINNLAPKLRAAGQNTKILGYDHNWDDTSYAQTVNNGAGANVAGSAWHCYGGSPSGQSTVHNAQPGKDIFFTECSGTQSATASNTFADSLRWQGINLAIGATRNWARTVTTWNMALDNNHGPVIGSCTNCMGVATVNGGSVTYNAEYYVLGHLSKFVRPGAVRISSTAYGDGGIQNVAFRNPDGKIVLVALNSGGTQNFKVSFGGKSFGYSLPGGSMATFTWPGTGAITGPGGNQPQSRTEAPGTPGPAGTVSAAAAPAGPRPHQQWAVPAQSSSPTDDGICPGGPFPDPLPSPTLSAAKIKDGFNFLEGPTWDAATQTLLLTNMHDGTGPQHVQPSDILRYTPADGAFTTFLAGSGSNGLAIGRDGKSVVAATHDQRSVSSYDLATKQRTTLAANYQGHLFNSPNDVTLGADGTVYFTDPDFQRAGRPDQMSGRTGVYRITGGAVSLIDDTIREPNGIELSPDGKTLYVGGNATGKIYRYPVNPDGSTGARADFTSLAGTDGGTIDCVGNIYQITYSDGTVHVFSPAGQALGTISAGPNATNVAFGGPDRRTLYITSGVPSGGGDSGNFGLYSVRLNVPGWPY; encoded by the coding sequence ATGCCCTCGACCCCAGGCAGTCCCGGCCGGCGGGAATCCCGGCCCGGCGCCGTACCACGGACCCGCTCGCACCTGCGGACAGCCGCCCTGACGGCCGCCGCGGTGACCGTCACCCTCGGGACGTACCTGGCCGTCCCGGTGTCACCCGCCTTCGCGGCGACGACCGCCAGTGTATGGCTCACCACCCCAGACCGAGCCAACCTGCTGAGCCGGCAGGGCGACGTCTCGTTCGGCAGCGGCGGCAGCGGCCCCGTCATCACCGTGGACCCGGGCACGACTTACCAGTCGATGGTCGGATTCGGCGCTTCCCTGACCGACGCCGCCGCGTGGAACATCACCAGCTCCTCGCGCCGCGACGAGATCATGAACGCGCTGTTCAACCCCAGCAGCGGCGTCGGCCTGAGCTTTCTCCGCCAGCCGATCGGCGCCAGCGACTTCTCACGCGGCTTCTACACCTACGACGACGGCGCCGCCGACCCCAGCCTCTCGCGATTCTCCGTCGCACACGACAACGCCTACATCCTGCCGCTGGTGAAGCAGGCCAAGTCGCTCAACCCGAAGCTGTCCGTCATGGCCACTCCGTGGAGCGCGCCGGCGTGGATGAAGACCAGCAACAACCTCATCGGCGGCTCTCTCAACGACAGCCGCGTCGGGGTTTACGCCGACTACCTGACCAAGTTCACGCAGGCGTACCAGGCAGCGGGCGTGCCGATCGACTACCTGAGCGTGCAGAACGAGCCGAAGTTCTCGCCGCCCGGCTACCCGGGCATGCTGATGACGGCGGGCCAGCAGACCACCGTCATCAACAATCTGGCCCCCAAGCTCCGCGCGGCCGGCCAGAACACGAAGATCCTGGGGTACGACCACAACTGGGACGACACCAGCTACGCCCAGACCGTGAACAACGGTGCGGGCGCCAACGTCGCCGGGTCCGCGTGGCACTGCTACGGCGGTAGCCCGAGTGGACAGTCCACAGTGCACAACGCCCAGCCTGGCAAGGACATCTTCTTCACCGAGTGCTCGGGCACCCAGTCGGCCACCGCGTCGAACACGTTCGCGGACAGCCTGCGCTGGCAGGGCATCAACCTGGCGATCGGCGCCACCCGCAACTGGGCCCGCACCGTCACGACGTGGAACATGGCCCTGGACAACAACCACGGGCCGGTGATCGGCAGCTGCACCAACTGCATGGGCGTCGCCACCGTGAACGGCGGCAGCGTCACCTACAACGCGGAGTACTACGTGCTCGGTCACCTGAGCAAGTTCGTGCGGCCCGGGGCCGTGCGGATCTCCTCGACCGCCTACGGCGACGGCGGCATCCAGAACGTCGCCTTCCGCAACCCGGACGGCAAGATCGTGCTCGTCGCGCTCAACAGCGGGGGCACTCAGAACTTCAAGGTGTCCTTCGGCGGCAAGTCCTTCGGCTACTCCCTGCCCGGCGGCTCGATGGCCACGTTCACCTGGCCGGGCACCGGCGCGATCACCGGCCCCGGCGGCAACCAGCCGCAGTCGCGGACCGAGGCGCCGGGAACACCTGGCCCCGCCGGCACGGTCAGCGCGGCAGCCGCGCCCGCCGGCCCGAGGCCCCACCAGCAGTGGGCGGTCCCGGCACAGTCGAGCTCGCCGACGGACGACGGCATTTGCCCAGGCGGGCCGTTCCCCGATCCCCTGCCCTCACCGACGCTGAGCGCGGCCAAGATCAAAGACGGGTTCAACTTCCTCGAAGGCCCCACCTGGGACGCGGCGACTCAGACGCTGCTGCTGACGAACATGCACGACGGCACCGGACCGCAGCACGTCCAGCCCTCGGACATCCTGCGCTACACACCGGCGGACGGGGCGTTCACCACCTTCCTCGCCGGCTCGGGCAGCAACGGCCTGGCCATCGGCCGGGACGGCAAGTCCGTCGTGGCGGCGACGCACGACCAGCGCAGCGTGTCGTCCTACGACCTGGCGACGAAGCAGCGAACGACGCTCGCGGCGAACTACCAAGGTCACCTGTTCAACTCGCCGAACGACGTCACCCTGGGCGCGGACGGCACGGTGTACTTCACCGACCCCGACTTCCAGCGCGCCGGCCGGCCGGACCAGATGTCCGGCCGGACCGGGGTCTACCGGATCACCGGGGGCGCCGTCTCGCTGATCGACGACACCATCCGCGAGCCCAACGGGATCGAGCTGTCGCCGGACGGCAAAACCCTGTACGTGGGAGGAAACGCCACCGGGAAGATCTACCGGTACCCGGTCAACCCCGACGGCAGCACCGGCGCCCGCGCGGACTTCACCTCATTGGCCGGGACCGACGGCGGCACGATCGACTGCGTCGGAAACATCTACCAGATCACCTACAGCGACGGAACGGTGCACGTCTTCTCCCCCGCCGGCCAGGCTCTGGGAACGATCTCGGCCGGGCCGAACGCGACGAATGTCGCCTTCGGCGGGCCGGATCGCAGGACGCTCTACATCACCTCCGGCGTCCCATCCGGCGGCGGTGACAGCGGCAACTTCGGGCTCTACAGTGTCCGGTTGAATGTGCCAGGCTGGCCGTATTGA
- a CDS encoding SDR family NAD(P)-dependent oxidoreductase, with translation MARVLITGSSDGLGLMAGRLLVGQGHSVTLHARDTRRADDTRAALPDADDVLVADLLSLDGIRSLAGQANAAGPFDAVIHNAGIGYREPRRIETVDGLSHLFTVNVLAPYLLTALVAPPHRLVYLSSGMAHGGDAGLSDPQWTNRRWNGSQAYSDSKLFDILLAFGVARRWPRVLSNSVEPGWVPTKMGGRGAPDDLDLAPVTQAWLAVGDEEAATVTGRHFYHGQQRSVPREAHDPAVQDGFLAYCAELTGVEIVDAR, from the coding sequence GTGGCGCGGGTACTGATCACCGGGTCCTCGGACGGTCTGGGCCTGATGGCCGGCCGGCTGCTCGTCGGCCAGGGCCACTCGGTTACGTTGCACGCCCGCGACACCCGGCGGGCCGACGACACCCGTGCGGCCTTGCCCGATGCCGACGACGTGCTCGTGGCCGACCTGCTGTCCCTCGACGGGATCCGTTCGCTCGCCGGGCAAGCGAACGCCGCCGGCCCCTTCGACGCCGTGATCCACAACGCCGGCATCGGGTACCGGGAGCCCCGGCGCATCGAGACCGTCGACGGCCTGTCCCACCTGTTCACGGTGAACGTGCTCGCGCCGTACCTGCTGACCGCGCTCGTCGCCCCGCCGCACCGGCTGGTGTACCTGAGTTCGGGCATGGCCCACGGTGGCGACGCGGGCCTGTCCGATCCACAGTGGACGAACCGGCGGTGGAACGGTTCGCAGGCGTACAGCGACAGCAAGCTGTTCGACATCCTGCTGGCCTTCGGAGTCGCGCGGAGGTGGCCACGAGTGCTGTCGAACTCGGTCGAGCCCGGCTGGGTGCCGACCAAGATGGGCGGCCGCGGCGCGCCCGACGACCTGGACCTGGCGCCGGTGACCCAGGCGTGGCTGGCGGTCGGCGACGAAGAGGCCGCGACCGTCACCGGGCGGCACTTCTACCACGGACAGCAGCGGTCCGTCCCCCGTGAGGCGCACGACCCCGCGGTGCAGGACGGGTTCCTGGCCTATTGCGCCGAGCTGACCGGCGTGGAGATCGTTGACGCGCGCTGA
- a CDS encoding alcohol dehydrogenase catalytic domain-containing protein: MTVIPMGRAVTVLGAGRLAVREWPEVSPGPGDAVVDVAYGGVCGSDVHYWQRGEVGESVLADPMVLGHEVVGTVRTAAADGSGPRAGTPVAVHPAQTCGECPRCREGRDNLCPSLRYLGSAARRPHTHGGFADRLLVPGHRLVPVPCELPLRTAALAEPASVARHALTRMAALAGGVRDRRVLVTGAGPIGLLVVALAHLDGAAEVTVTDLHARPLEVARQAGATRTLSAGEPLPPVDVAFESSGAPAAVATALAALPPGGTLVQVGQLPGHSVAAPWHLTVPRELTFTGSSRFAGGMAETLATIAGNPDLFAPIVSTEYTVDEAEEALAVASRPERSSKVLLRFGAP, encoded by the coding sequence GTGACCGTGATCCCGATGGGCCGGGCCGTGACGGTGCTCGGCGCCGGCCGGCTGGCGGTCCGGGAGTGGCCGGAGGTCTCCCCCGGACCGGGCGACGCGGTGGTCGACGTGGCCTACGGCGGGGTGTGCGGCTCCGACGTCCACTACTGGCAGCGCGGCGAAGTCGGCGAATCCGTGCTGGCCGACCCGATGGTGCTGGGCCACGAGGTCGTCGGCACCGTCCGCACCGCGGCCGCCGACGGCTCGGGGCCGCGGGCCGGCACCCCCGTCGCCGTCCACCCGGCGCAGACGTGCGGGGAGTGCCCGCGCTGCCGCGAAGGCCGGGACAACCTGTGCCCGTCCCTGAGGTACCTGGGCAGCGCCGCCCGCCGCCCGCACACCCACGGCGGCTTCGCGGACCGGCTGCTGGTGCCCGGCCACCGCCTGGTCCCCGTGCCGTGCGAACTCCCGCTGCGCACGGCAGCGCTCGCCGAACCGGCGTCCGTGGCCCGGCACGCGCTGACCCGCATGGCCGCGCTGGCCGGCGGCGTGCGTGACCGTCGTGTCCTGGTCACCGGCGCCGGCCCGATCGGGCTGCTGGTGGTGGCCCTGGCGCACCTCGACGGCGCAGCCGAGGTGACCGTCACCGACCTCCACGCCCGCCCGCTGGAAGTGGCCCGGCAGGCCGGCGCGACCCGGACGCTGAGCGCCGGCGAACCCTTGCCGCCGGTGGACGTCGCGTTCGAATCGTCGGGCGCGCCCGCGGCGGTCGCGACGGCGTTGGCAGCGCTGCCCCCGGGCGGGACGCTGGTGCAGGTGGGCCAGCTCCCCGGCCACAGCGTCGCCGCCCCGTGGCACCTGACGGTCCCCCGCGAGCTGACGTTCACCGGCTCGAGCCGGTTCGCGGGCGGGATGGCCGAGACCCTGGCGACGATCGCCGGGAACCCGGATCTGTTCGCGCCCATCGTGTCCACGGAGTACACAGTGGACGAAGCGGAGGAAGCCCTGGCCGTGGCGAGCCGGCCGGAGCGGTCGAGCAAGGTCCTGCTGCGGTTCGGGGCGCCCTGA
- a CDS encoding SDR family oxidoreductase yields MTPFDLTGRLALVTGSRRGIGRAIAEAYLAAGARVVLNSPDAAQLEAAAAELGDGVLTCAFDVSDSDAAEAALERLVAEHGCPDILVNNAGIQVRGPLTDLPVEDWRRVVDVDLTSAFVVGRTLARGMIARGSGKIVNICSVQTHLVRPTTAPYAAAKTGLAGLTRSMCAEWAGHGIQVNGLAPGYLDTELNASLVADPEFSAWITRRTPAGRWGRPEDVTGPAVWLASPASDFVNGQVVYVDGGLTAVI; encoded by the coding sequence GTGACGCCCTTCGACCTGACCGGCCGGCTCGCGCTGGTGACCGGCTCGCGGCGCGGCATCGGCCGTGCCATCGCGGAGGCCTACCTCGCCGCCGGCGCGCGGGTGGTGCTCAACAGCCCCGACGCCGCGCAGCTCGAAGCCGCGGCCGCCGAGTTGGGCGACGGCGTCCTCACCTGTGCTTTCGACGTCTCCGACAGCGACGCGGCGGAGGCGGCGCTCGAGCGGCTCGTGGCCGAGCACGGCTGCCCGGACATCCTGGTGAACAACGCCGGGATCCAGGTCCGCGGCCCGCTCACCGACCTGCCGGTCGAGGACTGGCGCCGCGTCGTCGACGTCGACCTCACGAGCGCGTTCGTCGTCGGCCGCACGCTGGCGCGCGGCATGATCGCGCGCGGCAGCGGGAAGATCGTCAACATCTGCTCGGTGCAGACCCACCTGGTCCGGCCGACGACCGCGCCGTACGCCGCGGCGAAGACCGGGCTCGCCGGCCTCACCCGGTCGATGTGCGCGGAATGGGCGGGCCACGGGATCCAGGTCAACGGCCTGGCGCCGGGCTACCTCGACACCGAGCTCAACGCGTCCCTGGTGGCGGACCCGGAGTTCTCGGCGTGGATCACCCGGCGCACCCCCGCCGGCCGGTGGGGACGCCCGGAGGACGTCACCGGCCCGGCGGTGTGGCTCGCGTCGCCGGCGTCAGACTTCGTGAACGGACAGGTCGTGTACGTCGACGGCGGACTGACGGCGGTGATCTGA
- a CDS encoding FadR/GntR family transcriptional regulator, whose translation MGGKVNPLSGPGGLHARVVDAIGSRIATGELAPGSVLSTERIEQDHGVSRSVVREVLRTLTGLGMVQPRHRVGTTVLPVAAWNLLDPRVITWRAAGPDSRRQLGELLTLREALEPMAARSAAAGRDEETTRTLREALAGMTTAFEDGKPHDFATADTAFHEALLRGAHNDVLSQLVQTVLATLRARYAGHRSFSDETAVSLDRHRELVDAVAAGDQAAAEAASRALVREARAEVLGAAEGDLT comes from the coding sequence ATGGGAGGCAAAGTGAACCCGCTGAGCGGACCGGGCGGCCTGCACGCACGGGTGGTCGACGCGATCGGCAGCCGGATCGCCACGGGCGAGCTCGCCCCCGGCTCCGTGCTGTCCACGGAACGGATCGAGCAGGACCACGGGGTGTCCCGCTCGGTCGTGCGCGAGGTCCTGCGCACGCTCACCGGGCTCGGCATGGTCCAGCCGCGGCACCGCGTCGGGACCACCGTGCTGCCCGTCGCGGCGTGGAACCTGCTCGACCCGCGCGTGATCACCTGGCGCGCGGCCGGGCCCGACTCCCGGCGTCAGCTGGGCGAGCTGCTCACCCTGCGCGAGGCCCTCGAACCGATGGCCGCGCGCAGCGCCGCGGCCGGCCGGGACGAGGAGACCACGCGGACCCTGCGCGAAGCGCTGGCCGGGATGACAACCGCGTTCGAGGACGGGAAACCGCACGACTTCGCCACCGCGGACACCGCGTTCCACGAAGCCCTGCTGCGCGGGGCGCACAACGACGTGCTCAGCCAGCTCGTGCAGACCGTGCTGGCCACCCTGCGCGCCCGGTACGCGGGCCACCGTTCGTTCAGCGACGAGACCGCGGTGTCGCTCGACCGGCATCGCGAGCTCGTCGACGCGGTGGCCGCCGGCGACCAGGCCGCGGCCGAAGCCGCGTCCCGAGCACTCGTGCGCGAAGCCCGGGCCGAAGTTCTCGGCGCGGCCGAAGGAGATCTGACGTGA
- the dgoD gene encoding galactonate dehydratase, protein MRVTDVETFLVAPRWMFVKVSTDAGVHGWGEGGLEGAADVTAAAVAALAEQVVGEDPRRIEDLWQRLTKGGFYRGGPERSSAIAALDQALWDIAGRRLGVPVYELLGGPVRDRVRVYGWIGGDSPHDVAAAATAQREAGMTAVKMNATAQFPPIPSASDVAAASDRAGQVRAALGPDRDFAVDFHGRVSAAAAPRLIEALEPFDPLFIEEPVVPEHNHTNLRRLVESTSRPIATGERLFSRGDFLPVLEAGVRVVQPDLAHAGGISEVRRIAALAETFGAVLAPHCPLGPLALAACLQVDFATPNFLIQEQSLGIHYNRTAELLDYVAEPEVFTFTDGHVARPAGPGLGVEIDEGAVRRAHERGMRWRTPVWTHPDGSFAEW, encoded by the coding sequence ATGCGGGTGACCGACGTCGAGACCTTCCTCGTCGCGCCGCGGTGGATGTTCGTCAAGGTCTCCACGGACGCCGGGGTCCACGGCTGGGGCGAAGGCGGGCTCGAAGGGGCGGCCGACGTCACCGCGGCGGCGGTCGCGGCCTTGGCCGAGCAGGTCGTCGGCGAAGACCCCCGCCGCATCGAGGACCTCTGGCAACGGCTCACCAAGGGCGGGTTCTACCGCGGCGGCCCGGAACGGTCGTCGGCGATCGCGGCACTCGACCAGGCCCTGTGGGACATCGCCGGGCGACGGCTGGGCGTGCCGGTGTACGAGCTGCTCGGTGGTCCCGTGCGCGACCGCGTCCGCGTGTACGGCTGGATCGGCGGCGACTCCCCGCACGACGTCGCCGCCGCGGCCACCGCACAGCGCGAGGCCGGGATGACGGCCGTGAAGATGAACGCCACCGCGCAGTTCCCGCCGATCCCGAGCGCGAGCGACGTCGCGGCCGCGAGCGACCGGGCCGGGCAGGTGCGGGCGGCGCTCGGCCCGGACCGCGACTTCGCCGTCGACTTCCACGGCCGGGTGAGCGCGGCCGCCGCGCCGCGCCTGATCGAGGCGCTGGAACCGTTCGACCCGTTGTTCATCGAGGAACCCGTGGTGCCGGAACACAACCACACGAACCTGCGGCGGCTCGTCGAGAGCACCAGCCGCCCGATCGCCACCGGCGAGCGGCTCTTCTCCCGCGGCGACTTCCTTCCGGTGCTGGAGGCCGGTGTCCGGGTGGTGCAGCCCGACCTCGCCCACGCCGGCGGGATCTCCGAGGTACGCCGGATCGCCGCGCTCGCCGAGACGTTCGGCGCGGTCCTCGCGCCGCACTGCCCGCTCGGGCCGCTCGCGCTGGCCGCGTGCCTGCAGGTCGACTTCGCCACCCCCAACTTCCTGATCCAGGAACAGTCGCTGGGCATCCACTACAACCGCACCGCCGAGCTGCTCGACTACGTGGCCGAACCGGAGGTCTTCACGTTCACCGACGGCCACGTCGCGCGCCCGGCCGGTCCGGGCCTCGGCGTGGAGATCGACGAGGGCGCCGTCCGGCGGGCCCACGAGCGCGGGATGCGCTGGCGCACACCGGTGTGGACGCACCCCGACGGCTCATTCGCGGAATGGTGA